Sequence from the Streptomyces peucetius genome:
GTGCGCGCGGGCGGCCCGGAGCATCTCGATGTCCGCGGTGCCGACACGGGTGCGGCCCTCGCGTGAGACGTCCGAGTCCTCCGGCGGGTTCTCCCACTCCCAGACGGGCATCACGGCGGGCGTTCCGGTGACAGCGGGCGCCGGGGCTTCGCGTGCGCCCTGCTGCCGCTGCCGCTGCCGCTGCTGGGCCTCGTACCGCCACTGCGCGGTGGCCCGCTCCACGAACCCGGACAGCGACGAGTTGTGCGGCACGGCGCGGTCCCCTGCCGGTACGCCGAGACCGATGTCGTCGAGCGTGACCACGCGCCGCAGCCGGCCCGCGAGCACCTCGCAGATCAGGTCGGGCACCTGGCCGCGGGGCCGCTGCCCCTTCAACCACCGTGCCACGGCGGTGTGTTCGTACCGCAGCGACAGTCCCCTGGCCGAGCCCGCCAGGTTGACGCGGGCGGCCAGACCCGCGTGGGAGAAACCCGCCTCTTCGAGCAGTGCGTCGAGCAGGGTGTTGGGCTGCATGGCCCCCTCCGGTGACTCAAGTCCGCTCAGGGTAGTGGAGGGCGAATCGCACGGGGTGTGAAAGTAGTGCGCTTTTCTGCGGCTTGTGTGCTCTGCCCGGGGCCGGGGCGGGGGCTGTTGACTTAACTGCCTCTCCCTGGGAGGCGGCCGGGCCGCCGGCTCCCCCTCGTACAGTGCGGCGGCCCTGATCGCGCCGTTCGTCCTGCTGATCTGCCCGACACTCCGCGGCAGGGCGGACGGCGCGCGTGCCGTGGCGCCTGCGGCGGACTTGCCCCCACCCCGCTGTACCGATGTGCGGCTCCGCCGCGTGGCGGGGCAAGCCCCGGACCCGTACCGCGCTTCGCGCGATGACCTCAAACTCTCCCTACGGCCCTACGGCCCTACGGCCCAGCGGCCGTGGGTGGGGTGCCTCCCACGCCGCCAGGCGCAGGGGGCCATGCCCGCAAGCCGGGCTCGATGTGCCGCTGTGGCAACTTCAGCCTCGCCGGCGTTTGAGGCGCGGGTCCGGGGCGGAGCCCCGACAGGACCGGCGCACTCCAGCCCCGCCGGCGACTGAGGCGCCGGGCTCGGGGCGGAGCCTCCGAAAACGGGTCCAAGTGGAGACCGCCGTGCGGCGGAGCCGCATGTCGGGACAGCGGGAAGGGGCGGGGTGGGGGAAACGCATCGCGCAGCGGCGACCGCGGAGGGCCCGGCAGGCCGGCGTGTGCACGCCGGTCGGCCGGGCCCTCCGCAACGAGACGAACGGGGCTCACGCGCCCCGCAACACCGCTCCCGTCCGCTCCGACGCCAGCGCCACCGCCGCGTCACGCGCGGCCGACGCCTCGTCGACCGTCAGCGTGCGGTCGGCCGCACGGAAACGCAGCGCGTACGCGAGCGACTTGCGGCCGCCCCCGATCTGCTCGCCGGTGAAGACGTCGAACAGCCGGATGGACTCCAGTAGTTCGCCCGCTCCCTCGCGCAGCGCGGACTCGACGTCCGCCGTGGGCACGTCGTCCGCGACGACGAGCGCGACATCCTGCGTGGCGACGGGGAACGTGGAGATCTGCGGCGCCTGGACGACTCCGGTCACCGCCTGCTCCAGCACGTCGAGCTCCAGCTCCATCGCGCAGGTGCGGTCCGGCAGGTGCAGCGCCTTGACGACGCGCGGGTGCAGTTCGCCCGCGTGGCCGACGAGGGTCTCCTCGCCGTCCACCGTGGCGTACAGCGCGGCGCAGCGGCCCGGGTGCCACGGCGCGTGCTGGTCGGCGCGGACCGTCAGCTCGACGCCCGCCTCGCGGGCGACCAGCCGGCCGGCCTCGACGGCGTCGGCCCAGTCGGCCGGGCGGCCCTTGCCCCACCAGCCGTCCTGCTCGCGGGCGCCCGCGAGGACGACGGCGACGCGGCGCGGCTGGCGCGGGAGTGCGGCGTCGAGGCCGGCGATCTCCTCGTCGGTCGGGCGGCGGTCGACGGGCAGCCGTACCGCGCGCCGCTCCTCGCCGGTGGGGCGGAAGACGAGACCGGTCTCGAAGAGCGCCAGGTCGTGGCTGCCGCGGCCGTCGTTGCGGCGCAGTGCGCCGAGGAGGCCCGGCAGCAGCGTGGTGCGCAGCGCCGGCTCCTCGTCGGAGAGCGGGTTGACGAGCCTGACGACCCGGCGGCGGGCGTCGTCGTTCTCCAGGCCGAGCTGGTCGAGGACGGGCTCGCCGATGAAGGGGTAGTTCGGCGCCTCGACGTAACCCGCGCCGGCCAGGGCGCGGCCGACCCGGCGGTGCAGCCGCTGCCGGGCGGTGAGCCCGCGGCCGGACGGCGGGGTGGGCAGCGTCGAGGGCAGGTTCTCGTAGCCCTCCAGCCGGATGACCTCTTCGGCGAGGTCGTTGGGCTCCGCGAGGTCGGGCCGCCACGAGGGGACGGTGACGACGAGGTCGTCCTGTCCGTACACGTCGCAGCCGACCTCCTGGAGGCGGCGCACCACGGTCTCGCGGCCGTAGGTGACGCCTGCGACGCGGTCGGGGTGGTCCGCGGGCATGGCGATGGTGCGGGGCGCGCTGGGCGCGACGACCTGGGTGACGCCGCCCTCCGCCGTACCGCCGGCGAGGAGCACCAGCAGGTCGACGGTGCGCTGCGCGGCCGCTGCCGCGGCCTGCGGGTCGACGCCGCGCTCGAAGCGCTTGGAGGCCTCGGAGGACAGCTTGTGACGGCGCGCGGTGCGGGCGATGGCGACCGGGTCGAAGTGCGCGGCCTCGATGACGACCTCGGTAGTGGCACCGGCGGTGTCGTCGTGGTCGGCGATCTCGGTGTTGGCGCCGCCCATGACGCCCGCGAGGCCGATGGGTCCGCGGTTGTCGGTGATGACGAGGTCTTCCGCGTCGAGCACGCGCTTGGTGCCGTCGAGCGTGGTGAGCTTCTCGCCGGGCTCGGCGCGGCGCACCCCGATCGGCCCGTCGAGACGGGAGCGGTCGTAGGCGTGCAGCGGCTGGCCGAGCTCGAGCATCACGTAGTTGGTGATGTCGACGGCGAGCGAGATGGGACGCATCCCGGCCTTCTGCAGCCGGCGCTGCAGCCAGATCGGGGAGCGCGCCTCGGCCTCGAGGCCGACGACGGTGCGCGCGGTGAAGCTGTCGCAGCCGACCGGGTCGGCGACGTCGACGGGGTAGCCGTACGAGTTCGGCCCGGGCACGTCCAGCAGCGCCGGGTCGCGCAGCGGCAGGCCGTAGGCGGTGGCCGCCTCGCGGGCGACACCGCGCAGGGAGAGGGCGTAGCCCCGGTCGGGGGTGACGGCGATGTCGAGGACCTCGTCGACGAGTTCGAGGAGCTCGATCGCGTCGGTGCCGACCTCGTGCTCGGGCGGGAGCACGATGATGCCGCCGCTGCCGTCGTCGCCCATGCCGAGCTCGTCGCCGGAGCAGATCATCCCGTGGGAGGTCTTGCCGTACGTCTTGCGGGCGGCGATCGCGAAGTCACCGGGCAGCACGGCGCCCGGGAGGACCACGACGACCTTGTCGCCGACGGAGAAGTTGCGGGCGCCGCAGACGATCTCCTGCGGCTCGCCGGTGCCGTTGGCCCGGCCGACGTCGACGGTGCAGAAGCGGATCGGCTTCTTGAACTCCGTCAGCTCCTCGATGGTCAGCACCTGGCCGACGACGAGGGGGCCCTTGAGCCCGGCGCCGAGCTGCTCGACGGTCTCGACCTCGAGGCCGGCGGCGATGAGCTTGGCCTGGACGTCCCGGCCGGTCTCCGTCGCCGGCAGGTCGACGTACTCCCGCAGCCAAGAAAGCGGGACCCGCATCAGATCTCCATCCCGAACGGCCGGGTGAACCGGACGTCACCCTCGACCATGTCTCGCATGTCTTCGACGTTGTGGCGGAACATCAGCATCCGCTCGATGCCGAACCCGAAGGCGAATCCGCTGTACTTGGTGGGGTCGACGCCGCAGGCGGTGAGCACCTTCGGGTTGACCATTCCGCAGCCGCCGAGCTCGATCCAGCCTTCGCTGGAGCAGGTGCGGCAGGGCCGGTCCGGGTTGCCGACGGACTCGCCGCGGCAGACGTAGCAGACCATGTC
This genomic interval carries:
- the pheT gene encoding phenylalanine--tRNA ligase subunit beta; the encoded protein is MRVPLSWLREYVDLPATETGRDVQAKLIAAGLEVETVEQLGAGLKGPLVVGQVLTIEELTEFKKPIRFCTVDVGRANGTGEPQEIVCGARNFSVGDKVVVVLPGAVLPGDFAIAARKTYGKTSHGMICSGDELGMGDDGSGGIIVLPPEHEVGTDAIELLELVDEVLDIAVTPDRGYALSLRGVAREAATAYGLPLRDPALLDVPGPNSYGYPVDVADPVGCDSFTARTVVGLEAEARSPIWLQRRLQKAGMRPISLAVDITNYVMLELGQPLHAYDRSRLDGPIGVRRAEPGEKLTTLDGTKRVLDAEDLVITDNRGPIGLAGVMGGANTEIADHDDTAGATTEVVIEAAHFDPVAIARTARRHKLSSEASKRFERGVDPQAAAAAAQRTVDLLVLLAGGTAEGGVTQVVAPSAPRTIAMPADHPDRVAGVTYGRETVVRRLQEVGCDVYGQDDLVVTVPSWRPDLAEPNDLAEEVIRLEGYENLPSTLPTPPSGRGLTARQRLHRRVGRALAGAGYVEAPNYPFIGEPVLDQLGLENDDARRRVVRLVNPLSDEEPALRTTLLPGLLGALRRNDGRGSHDLALFETGLVFRPTGEERRAVRLPVDRRPTDEEIAGLDAALPRQPRRVAVVLAGAREQDGWWGKGRPADWADAVEAGRLVAREAGVELTVRADQHAPWHPGRCAALYATVDGEETLVGHAGELHPRVVKALHLPDRTCAMELELDVLEQAVTGVVQAPQISTFPVATQDVALVVADDVPTADVESALREGAGELLESIRLFDVFTGEQIGGGRKSLAYALRFRAADRTLTVDEASAARDAAVALASERTGAVLRGA